One region of Termitidicoccus mucosus genomic DNA includes:
- a CDS encoding glycosyl hydrolase produces the protein MHHPAPILLAAVLAASPLAADDGFYKYTTYNPDQPVHTLSAKDFAAPSGFAKPQTWWHWINGNVSREGIEADLREMADKGYGFARIFSVNSVKHQGPLLFASPEWFDNFKFTVETAAKYGMGIGIHNCDGWSEAGGPWITPELSMKELTLKTIRVTGDGSEQSIPLPALDRQLDFARDIAVLAWPSRRPAMLAMHQPSALRRVYPANDYTRVGGGRKEFVPGPGGLPGRGNEPLATGLRERAGPGDEGGLALLFDGVADEKRAAFSYEKTSPGQFTGVTLEFAEPFEAAGVFTEVYWMYELPLNIFLEASDDGVNFEKVCELQFRQSDTTAAFAPRRAKFWRIVRYQSKNPTERVLRGVVREHELRLSEVELLAPGENSRAAFPIENFPAKAGVTAPSGLAYATTTPFPEKLILKPGEVQNLTDRATGLDLAQRSAGIPARDFADKNVRAPDTPSATLRWRVPAGEWVVMRIGYTTTGKVVHPATPAGRGLEVDKFEPSAVAHHFDSYDRKMIDAAGPLAGKTFAVIETDSWEAGHQNWSENFAQYFREQNGYDILPWLPVYAGECIESVDTTENFLRDLRRTFSTLIMGNFYGKMGSLTRAAGLKYETEPAGGIYMRDPMNSFREADFPMTEVWQEPREPGVVAGIRSVLARETSSTAHFYGKQYVTCEALTSRKGNWAETPWIMKGTLDTLLLAGPNVSVFHTYTHQPDERAPGWQMEPWGVSQNRKMPWWPLSKAWFSYIARVQYMLQQGKYAARILYLYSDEIPTPPISLSTKTALQYDIINGDGARDFLRVENGRLLSPGQMCYDVMFVSPQTSLRLETLEKLKTLLDAGATIAAQSKPAFSPTLRGGEPAAARWRALADELFGDSSKAVRKIGAGRIFTGHTPDEVIAALALPVPFTYRLLPVNNSAASAGNSPPPLGLDYGNAADLAWQHREHADGTEWFWIINRDSAAGRSGIMSFRVTGKAASLWHPESGKTEPVPAAVEEDGCTRIPLSLGKLEGVFVVFQNNIENKTPPPAAVKIISDGGEVFPKPSVEGVVDNAKITGDFTFAVTVSPAGDRKITQAASSGICPGMGGNENFVLYPEPIHEKLKDGRHAAAGLSVGKNSIAVFEHGAGYFNSIIVWDRPVAEDTQVAVVYKNNTPTLYINGKQVAAAAKPSGRIVHPPAAIRPSYKGKSSGYILETPSAGPIDNTKISGDFTFAVTVSPAGDRKLTQAAAAGIAPGGGGNENFVLYPEQMHLKINDHRHACAGLSVGRNSVAVFEHGSGYLNSIIVWDRPVADNTQVAVVYKNNTPALYINGKQVAVAAKSSGRIVHPPAVIRSEYKGRAENFVLEKSALSAPEIAALADKPAGGLVLRANPAETAGARTKSAGPRLFVTRDGRLAAEFTSPGKLEIEKAGGSKVVLAADAVPAPKSIPGPFTVTFDAKWGAPAGPRQFGKLVSWTENSEPGVKHYSGAAVYTKDLDIPASDLAAGIRVYLEIDQVCEVAEVSVNGKSVGTLWRPPYKLDVTDYIKKGKNTLAITVANTWVNRCLYDATLPEGGRLTWANSMQTHYPDPATIKPGDYFPWKYGPLPSGLIGEMRLVYTKIASETR, from the coding sequence ATGCACCATCCCGCCCCCATCCTCCTGGCCGCCGTACTCGCCGCCTCGCCGCTCGCGGCCGACGACGGTTTCTACAAATACACCACCTATAATCCCGACCAGCCGGTGCACACGCTTTCCGCGAAGGACTTTGCCGCGCCCTCCGGCTTCGCCAAGCCCCAGACTTGGTGGCACTGGATAAACGGCAACGTCTCCCGCGAAGGCATCGAGGCCGACCTGCGCGAGATGGCCGACAAGGGCTACGGCTTCGCGCGCATCTTTTCCGTCAACAGCGTCAAACACCAGGGACCGCTTCTCTTCGCGTCGCCCGAGTGGTTCGACAACTTCAAGTTCACCGTCGAGACCGCCGCGAAATACGGCATGGGCATCGGCATCCACAACTGCGACGGCTGGTCCGAGGCCGGCGGCCCGTGGATCACGCCCGAGCTCTCCATGAAGGAGCTCACGCTGAAAACCATCCGCGTCACCGGCGACGGCTCCGAGCAATCCATTCCCCTCCCCGCCCTCGACCGCCAACTCGACTTCGCCCGCGACATCGCCGTGCTCGCATGGCCCTCGCGCCGCCCCGCCATGCTCGCCATGCACCAGCCGAGCGCCCTCCGCCGCGTGTATCCGGCTAACGACTACACGCGGGTCGGCGGCGGGCGGAAGGAGTTCGTCCCCGGCCCCGGCGGCCTGCCCGGACGCGGCAATGAACCTCTCGCGACCGGCCTCCGCGAGCGCGCCGGCCCCGGCGACGAAGGCGGCCTCGCGCTCCTCTTCGACGGCGTGGCCGACGAGAAACGCGCCGCCTTCTCCTACGAGAAAACCTCCCCCGGCCAGTTCACGGGTGTCACCCTCGAATTTGCCGAGCCATTCGAGGCCGCGGGTGTCTTCACCGAGGTTTATTGGATGTATGAACTTCCCCTGAACATCTTCCTCGAAGCATCCGATGACGGCGTGAACTTCGAGAAAGTCTGCGAACTCCAGTTCCGCCAGTCCGACACCACCGCCGCCTTCGCGCCGCGCCGCGCCAAGTTCTGGAGAATCGTCCGCTACCAAAGCAAAAATCCCACCGAGCGCGTCCTCCGCGGCGTCGTGCGCGAACACGAACTGCGCCTTTCCGAAGTCGAGCTGCTCGCCCCCGGCGAGAACTCCCGCGCCGCCTTCCCCATTGAAAACTTCCCCGCCAAGGCCGGCGTCACGGCTCCCAGCGGGCTCGCCTACGCCACCACCACGCCCTTCCCCGAAAAGCTCATTCTCAAACCCGGCGAAGTCCAAAACCTCACCGACCGCGCCACCGGCCTCGATCTCGCTCAAAGGAGCGCGGGCATTCCTGCCCGCGATTTCGCGGACAAGAATGTCCGCGCTCCCGACACTCCCTCCGCCACCCTCCGCTGGCGCGTCCCCGCCGGCGAATGGGTTGTCATGCGCATCGGCTACACCACCACCGGCAAGGTCGTCCATCCCGCCACGCCCGCCGGACGCGGCCTCGAGGTGGACAAGTTCGAGCCGTCCGCCGTCGCGCACCACTTCGATTCCTACGACCGCAAAATGATCGACGCCGCCGGCCCGCTCGCCGGGAAAACCTTCGCCGTCATCGAGACCGACTCCTGGGAGGCGGGGCACCAGAACTGGAGCGAAAATTTCGCCCAATACTTCCGCGAGCAAAACGGCTACGACATCCTGCCGTGGCTGCCCGTCTATGCCGGCGAGTGTATCGAAAGCGTGGATACCACGGAAAACTTCCTCCGCGACCTCCGCCGCACCTTCTCGACGCTCATCATGGGCAATTTCTACGGCAAGATGGGCTCGCTCACCCGCGCCGCCGGCCTGAAATACGAAACCGAGCCCGCCGGCGGCATCTACATGCGCGATCCGATGAATTCCTTCCGCGAGGCCGACTTCCCCATGACCGAGGTCTGGCAGGAGCCGCGCGAGCCCGGAGTCGTCGCCGGCATCCGCTCCGTCCTCGCCCGCGAAACCTCCAGCACCGCCCATTTCTATGGCAAGCAATACGTCACCTGCGAGGCGCTTACCAGCCGCAAGGGCAACTGGGCCGAAACCCCGTGGATCATGAAAGGCACGCTCGACACCCTCTTGCTCGCCGGCCCCAACGTCTCCGTTTTCCACACCTACACGCACCAGCCCGACGAGCGCGCGCCCGGCTGGCAGATGGAACCCTGGGGCGTTTCGCAAAACCGGAAAATGCCGTGGTGGCCGCTCTCCAAGGCGTGGTTCAGCTACATCGCCCGCGTCCAATACATGCTCCAGCAGGGCAAGTACGCCGCGCGCATCCTCTATCTCTACTCCGACGAAATTCCCACTCCGCCCATCTCGCTCTCCACCAAAACCGCCCTTCAATACGACATCATCAACGGCGACGGCGCCCGCGACTTCCTCCGCGTCGAAAACGGCCGGCTCCTCAGCCCCGGGCAGATGTGCTACGACGTGATGTTCGTCTCCCCGCAAACCAGCCTCCGGCTCGAAACCCTCGAAAAGCTGAAAACCCTTCTCGATGCCGGCGCCACCATCGCCGCCCAGTCAAAACCCGCCTTCAGCCCGACCCTCCGCGGCGGCGAGCCCGCCGCCGCCCGCTGGCGCGCCCTTGCCGACGAACTCTTCGGCGACAGCTCCAAGGCGGTTCGCAAAATCGGCGCCGGGCGTATCTTCACCGGTCACACGCCCGATGAAGTCATCGCCGCTCTCGCCCTCCCCGTGCCCTTCACCTACCGTCTCCTCCCCGTCAACAATTCCGCCGCTTCGGCGGGCAACAGCCCGCCGCCTCTCGGCCTCGATTACGGCAACGCCGCCGACCTCGCCTGGCAGCACCGCGAGCATGCCGACGGCACCGAGTGGTTCTGGATCATCAACCGCGACTCCGCCGCCGGCCGCTCCGGCATCATGTCCTTCCGCGTCACCGGCAAGGCCGCCTCCCTCTGGCATCCCGAAAGCGGAAAGACCGAGCCCGTCCCCGCCGCCGTCGAGGAAGACGGCTGCACCCGCATCCCGCTCTCGCTTGGGAAACTCGAAGGCGTTTTTGTGGTATTTCAAAATAATATTGAAAACAAAACGCCGCCGCCCGCCGCCGTGAAAATCATTTCCGATGGCGGCGAGGTTTTCCCGAAGCCCTCCGTTGAAGGCGTCGTCGACAACGCAAAAATCACCGGCGATTTCACCTTCGCCGTCACGGTTTCCCCGGCGGGCGACCGCAAGATCACGCAGGCCGCGTCGTCCGGCATCTGCCCGGGCATGGGCGGCAACGAGAACTTTGTCCTCTACCCGGAGCCCATTCACGAGAAACTGAAAGACGGCCGGCACGCCGCCGCGGGCCTGAGCGTGGGCAAAAATTCCATCGCCGTCTTCGAGCACGGCGCCGGCTACTTCAACAGCATCATCGTCTGGGACCGGCCCGTGGCGGAAGACACACAGGTCGCCGTGGTCTATAAAAACAACACTCCCACTTTATATATAAACGGAAAACAAGTCGCCGCCGCCGCGAAACCCTCGGGCCGCATCGTGCATCCGCCCGCCGCCATCCGCCCCTCCTACAAGGGCAAGTCCTCGGGCTACATCCTCGAAACGCCCTCCGCCGGTCCGATCGACAACACCAAAATATCGGGCGACTTCACCTTCGCCGTCACGGTTTCCCCGGCGGGCGACCGCAAGCTCACGCAGGCCGCCGCGGCCGGCATCGCCCCCGGAGGAGGCGGCAACGAAAATTTCGTGCTCTATCCCGAACAGATGCACTTGAAGATAAACGACCACCGGCACGCCTGCGCCGGCCTGAGCGTCGGGCGCAACTCCGTGGCCGTCTTCGAGCACGGCTCGGGCTACCTCAACAGCATCATCGTCTGGGACCGGCCCGTGGCGGACAACACGCAGGTTGCCGTGGTCTATAAAAACAACACGCCTGCTTTGTATATAAACGGAAAACAGGTCGCCGTCGCCGCGAAATCTTCCGGTCGCATCGTGCACCCGCCCGCCGTCATCCGCTCCGAATACAAAGGGCGCGCGGAGAATTTTGTGCTCGAAAAATCCGCGCTGTCCGCGCCCGAAATCGCCGCGCTTGCGGACAAGCCCGCCGGCGGGCTTGTTTTGCGGGCCAACCCCGCAGAAACCGCCGGAGCCCGGACAAAATCCGCCGGGCCGCGCCTTTTTGTGACGCGCGACGGCAGGCTCGCCGCCGAATTCACATCGCCCGGAAAACTGGAAATCGAAAAGGCGGGCGGCTCGAAAGTTGTTTTGGCGGCAGACGCCGTTCCCGCGCCGAAATCCATCCCCGGTCCCTTCACGGTCACCTTCGACGCCAAATGGGGCGCGCCGGCCGGACCGCGGCAATTCGGAAAGCTCGTCTCGTGGACGGAAAACTCCGAGCCCGGAGTGAAGCATTATTCCGGCGCGGCGGTTTATACAAAGGATCTCGACATCCCCGCGTCAGACCTCGCCGCCGGCATCCGTGTTTATCTCGAAATCGACCAGGTCTGCGAAGTCGCCGAAGTGTCGGTCAACGGCAAATCCGTCGGCACGCTCTGGCGTCCGCCCTACAAGCTCGATGTTACCGATTATATAAAAAAGGGCAAAAACACGCTCGCCATCACGGTGGCCAACACGTGGGTGAACCGCTGCCTTTACGATGCCACGCTCCCCGAGGGCGGGCGCCTCACGTGGGCCAACTCGATGCAGACGCATTATCCCGATCCGGCCACGATCAAGCCCGGAGATTATTTCCCGTGGAAATACGGCCCGCTGCCATCCGGGCTGATTGGAGAAATGCGGCTCGTTTATACAAAAATCGCCAGCGAAACACGCTGA
- a CDS encoding sulfatase family protein, producing MTPSRHAALSVFSTLAGIAVSLPGVARGDAPRNATPAPSSPKAQGAPAGALPPPNVIVFITDDESWLERSAYGWSNLPTPHFDRVAREGVLFNRCYTSAPSCAPSRASLLTGRNFWELEQGAFIQGWLPAKFPRLPDLLQSAGYHTGYTGKGWGPGLLPPDAPKKNPAGTAYNQLKRKAEKGMSNIDYPANLNAFLDQRPEGSPFYFWIGSIEPHTPLDPDNYKKLEARHGIKLGDVTMPGFVPDTPEMRRTRAAVQYEICHADDDLGRVIETLERRGLLENTIIFVTGDNGTQIPYSKATPYDWGVHEPLAVMWPARVKPGRRVDDFVNFADFAPTILAAAGAAIPGGMSGRSFLDVLLSEKTGRIDPARSWTVTGLEWHGELPPYSSAARAIRDERYHYIANYAIRPANRTPAGRGAPAELKPGEIWEELYDCETDPWQLTNLAASPAHAETKARLAGQLRDYQLQTRDPRATGDMKLFDETRALVEGRKKNNYQD from the coding sequence ATGACACCCTCCAGACACGCCGCCCTGTCCGTGTTTTCCACGCTCGCCGGCATCGCGGTTTCCCTGCCCGGCGTCGCGCGCGGGGATGCTCCGCGCAACGCCACCCCGGCTCCCTCCAGCCCGAAGGCCCAGGGCGCCCCCGCCGGCGCCCTCCCCCCGCCCAACGTCATCGTCTTCATCACCGACGACGAAAGCTGGCTGGAACGCTCCGCCTACGGCTGGTCCAACCTGCCCACGCCGCACTTTGACCGCGTCGCCCGCGAGGGCGTGCTCTTCAACCGCTGCTACACCTCCGCGCCCTCCTGCGCGCCGTCCCGTGCCTCGCTCCTCACCGGGCGCAACTTCTGGGAGCTGGAGCAGGGCGCGTTCATCCAAGGCTGGTTGCCGGCCAAATTCCCCCGCCTGCCCGACCTGCTCCAGTCCGCCGGCTATCACACCGGCTATACCGGCAAAGGCTGGGGACCGGGCCTCCTCCCCCCCGACGCGCCCAAAAAAAATCCCGCCGGCACCGCTTACAACCAGCTCAAGCGCAAGGCCGAAAAGGGCATGAGCAACATCGACTACCCGGCCAATCTCAACGCGTTTCTGGACCAGCGCCCCGAGGGGAGTCCCTTCTATTTCTGGATCGGTTCCATCGAGCCGCACACGCCCCTCGATCCGGATAATTACAAAAAGCTGGAGGCGCGGCACGGCATCAAGCTGGGCGACGTCACGATGCCCGGCTTCGTGCCCGACACGCCCGAGATGCGCCGCACCCGCGCCGCCGTCCAATATGAAATCTGCCACGCCGACGACGACCTGGGCCGCGTCATCGAAACGCTCGAACGCCGGGGCCTGCTCGAAAACACCATCATCTTCGTCACCGGCGACAACGGCACGCAGATCCCCTACTCCAAGGCCACGCCCTACGACTGGGGCGTGCACGAGCCGCTCGCCGTCATGTGGCCCGCGCGCGTGAAACCGGGCCGGCGCGTGGACGACTTTGTCAATTTCGCCGACTTCGCCCCCACCATCCTCGCCGCCGCCGGCGCCGCCATTCCCGGTGGCATGAGCGGACGCAGTTTTCTCGACGTGCTCCTCTCCGAAAAAACCGGCCGCATCGACCCGGCGCGCTCGTGGACGGTCACCGGCCTCGAATGGCACGGCGAACTCCCTCCCTACAGCAGCGCCGCCCGCGCCATCCGGGACGAACGCTACCACTACATCGCCAACTACGCCATCCGGCCCGCCAACCGCACCCCCGCCGGACGCGGCGCCCCGGCAGAACTCAAACCCGGCGAGATCTGGGAAGAACTCTACGACTGCGAAACCGATCCGTGGCAACTGACCAACCTCGCCGCCTCACCCGCGCACGCCGAAACCAAAGCGCGCCTGGCCGGACAACTGCGCGACTACCAGCTCCAAACCCGCGATCCGCGCGCCACCGGCGACATGAAGCTCTTCGACGAAACCCGTGCGCTCGTGGAAGGGCGCAAGAAAAACAACTACCAAGACTGA
- a CDS encoding site-2 protease family protein, producing MRGSSISLFRIVGIRLEMHFTFLLLLGYAAWEGWSGVPEAPWLGMAWFVMYVLLAFGCVVLHEFGHALTARRFGVRTRRILLTPIGGMAEFESIPRKPLQEIAIAFAGPAVNFVLVGLILLFVDFPGPHDLLMLSFAPSAIFKQLVAINLVLGCFNLVPVFPMDGGRVLRAALALRLSYLRATQIASWVGKTLAVLAALAMLFVVGNPMGAVLFAFIFYAADREYKMVRQRETEAEFWRQWMERFQAPPPPPPSA from the coding sequence ATGCGAGGCTCGTCAATCAGTTTGTTTCGCATCGTCGGCATAAGGCTGGAGATGCATTTTACCTTTCTGTTACTGCTCGGTTACGCCGCATGGGAGGGGTGGTCCGGCGTGCCCGAGGCGCCTTGGCTCGGCATGGCTTGGTTTGTCATGTATGTGTTGCTGGCGTTTGGCTGCGTGGTGCTGCACGAATTCGGGCACGCGTTGACCGCGAGGCGTTTCGGTGTGCGCACACGGCGCATTCTGCTCACGCCCATCGGCGGGATGGCCGAGTTTGAGTCCATCCCGCGCAAGCCGCTCCAGGAAATCGCCATCGCGTTCGCGGGACCGGCGGTGAATTTTGTATTGGTCGGCCTGATACTGCTGTTTGTGGACTTTCCCGGGCCGCATGACCTGCTGATGCTGTCATTCGCCCCGTCCGCGATTTTCAAGCAGCTCGTCGCCATTAATCTTGTGCTCGGCTGCTTCAACCTCGTCCCGGTTTTCCCGATGGACGGAGGCCGCGTCCTGCGCGCCGCGCTCGCGCTGCGGCTGTCCTACCTGCGCGCCACGCAAATCGCCTCGTGGGTGGGCAAGACGCTCGCGGTGCTCGCCGCGCTGGCCATGCTCTTTGTGGTGGGCAACCCGATGGGCGCGGTGCTCTTTGCGTTTATCTTCTACGCGGCCGACCGCGAATACAAGATGGTGCGCCAGCGCGAGACCGAGGCCGAGTTCTGGCGGCAATGGATGGAGCGATTCCAAGCCCCGCCGCCTCCACCGCCGTCCGCTTGA
- a CDS encoding sigma-54-dependent transcriptional regulator, with the protein MSEPASKLPSILVIDDDSEVRYSLSRVLSSRKYQVMEAASGEQGIAIVKKSPPDLIFLDVRMSGMSGLDALQHIRSVNPRQMVILMTAFGTAQTAIEAMKYGAFDYIMKPFEPQKVLSLAENALKAHDDMRASSAYKPSINSEDYKEGIVGSSQPMQDVFKIIGQVTASDVTVMITGESGTGKELVARSIWKHSHRANKPFIAVNCAAIPDNLIESELFGHEKGSFTGATNQRLGKFELCDGGTIFLDEIGDMALATQTKILRVLQQGEIQRVGGTETIKVDVRILAATNKDLETMIREKTFREDLYYRLNVVRIRMPALRDRDGDIPQIVDFCLQNLVRQKKTRVNKVSPEAMGVLTRHRWPGNVRELENVIYRSAVIAQGDTILLKDLPQEILAVVEGAVAPAPAAAAAVPAQPPVMTASQPAAPVAQAGGVAPFEASPAATGEAMPAAGARTPAEHVVPAGAAGALTIDSALDFLHAHLSAGNEPILERLEREMIVRVYKAENGNLARTSEKLGMTRATLRKRMEELGVKNK; encoded by the coding sequence ATGTCCGAACCCGCATCCAAGTTACCGAGCATCCTCGTGATAGACGATGATTCCGAAGTCCGCTACTCGTTGTCCCGCGTCCTGTCCTCGCGCAAATATCAGGTCATGGAAGCCGCGAGCGGAGAGCAGGGCATCGCCATCGTGAAAAAAAGCCCGCCCGACCTGATTTTTCTCGATGTGCGCATGAGCGGCATGAGCGGGCTCGACGCGCTGCAGCACATCCGCTCCGTCAATCCGCGCCAGATGGTCATCCTCATGACCGCGTTCGGCACTGCGCAGACCGCCATCGAGGCGATGAAATACGGCGCGTTTGACTACATCATGAAACCTTTCGAGCCGCAAAAAGTGCTCTCGCTGGCCGAAAACGCGCTCAAGGCCCATGACGACATGCGCGCCTCCAGCGCCTACAAACCCAGCATCAACAGCGAGGACTACAAGGAAGGCATCGTCGGCAGCTCGCAGCCGATGCAGGACGTGTTCAAAATCATCGGGCAGGTCACCGCCAGCGATGTGACCGTGATGATCACCGGCGAGAGCGGCACGGGCAAGGAACTCGTCGCCCGCTCCATCTGGAAGCACAGCCACCGCGCGAACAAGCCCTTCATCGCCGTCAACTGCGCGGCCATTCCGGACAACCTGATCGAGAGCGAGCTCTTCGGCCATGAGAAGGGCTCCTTCACCGGCGCGACCAACCAGCGGCTCGGCAAGTTCGAGCTCTGCGACGGCGGCACCATCTTCCTCGACGAGATCGGCGACATGGCGCTCGCCACGCAGACCAAGATCCTGCGCGTGCTCCAGCAGGGCGAAATCCAGCGCGTCGGCGGCACCGAGACGATCAAGGTGGACGTGCGCATCCTCGCCGCGACGAACAAGGATCTCGAGACGATGATCCGCGAGAAGACCTTTCGCGAGGATCTCTACTACCGCCTCAACGTCGTGCGCATCCGCATGCCCGCGCTGCGCGACCGCGACGGCGACATCCCGCAGATCGTGGACTTTTGCCTGCAAAACCTCGTCCGCCAGAAAAAGACGCGCGTGAACAAGGTCTCGCCCGAGGCGATGGGCGTGCTCACCCGCCACCGCTGGCCGGGCAACGTGCGCGAATTGGAAAACGTGATCTACCGCAGCGCCGTCATCGCGCAGGGGGACACGATCCTCTTGAAGGACCTGCCGCAGGAAATCCTCGCGGTGGTCGAGGGCGCGGTCGCGCCGGCGCCGGCCGCCGCCGCGGCTGTTCCGGCGCAGCCGCCGGTGATGACGGCGTCGCAACCGGCCGCCCCTGTTGCGCAGGCGGGCGGCGTGGCGCCGTTTGAGGCATCGCCCGCCGCCACCGGCGAAGCCATGCCCGCCGCCGGCGCGCGGACGCCGGCCGAGCATGTCGTCCCGGCGGGGGCGGCGGGAGCGCTGACCATCGACAGCGCGCTTGATTTTCTTCACGCCCATCTCTCGGCAGGCAACGAACCGATTCTCGAGCGCCTGGAACGCGAGATGATCGTGCGCGTTTACAAAGCCGAGAACGGCAATCTTGCGCGCACCTCCGAAAAACTCGGCATGACCCGGGCCACGTTGCGCAAGCGCATGGAAGAGCTTGGGGTGAAAAACAAATAG
- a CDS encoding alpha-amylase family glycosyl hydrolase: METSRRGVVELAADWKARAMPPLSLGADGPRMATLLKIPEFLFARRSGYHVGVKGEIFFYLWLDQHRQLREPGVTVYLAGDFNNWQHAVGSDEWRMHLTRLDGADVFMWCGRAERFFGAPPMRFKFVTGGHVWLPVPYDAPNAARDDAGNVNFQIIPERTGRHLFAFTLDEPVDLSADIRVRWQNEDGVTLRPGEYFFRQQSDVALGAIVLQGETLFRIFAPRASRVELCLCNDLAYENSPHRYPLSRRDDGVWEVALEQELTGWYYWYHIDGPKNELGRFDPAQRILDPYALATVDRMGPGVVVDLGRWPKPDRSFRTPAWQDLVIAEAHVRDLTARAPIKLADEERRGFTGLRKWVESEEFYLHQLGVNAVELQPVQEFDNREMTEYHWGYMTCNYFSPESSYALQPSQASGVREFQDLVKAFHKRGMAVILDVVYNHVGDPAHLLMVDQYYYFHQDRDGTLSNWSGCGNDLRADAAMARRLITDSCRFMVERYGVDGFRFDLAELLGVDVLREIELELKRVKPDVILIAEPWSFRGHIAGELRDTGWASWNDGYRNFLRDYVRGGGTHETYEYFLKGSPWHFAKWPAQTVNYTESHDDRAWLDVITENPNNDGATPTANDRRRTHLMAAVLFMSVGIPMLSAGQDFLRSKGGVNNTYQRGDLNALDYRRIRRFPATHEYFADWIAFRLGDSGRLLRHYSRASDGFFRFFFANGSGAAVTLYNADHSLGRERLLFAVNPSPHDVDMEIPEDVAAGKWLQLADQEHFFHGRGVRFGMPVASRMQFPPLSCALWIDEGAGKR, from the coding sequence ATGGAAACATCCAGGCGCGGCGTCGTCGAACTCGCCGCCGACTGGAAGGCGCGCGCCATGCCGCCGCTCTCGCTTGGCGCGGACGGGCCGCGCATGGCGACCTTGCTGAAGATCCCCGAGTTTCTGTTCGCGCGGCGCAGCGGCTACCACGTCGGCGTCAAGGGCGAAATCTTTTTTTACCTGTGGCTCGACCAGCACCGCCAGCTTCGCGAGCCGGGCGTGACCGTCTATCTGGCGGGCGATTTCAACAACTGGCAGCACGCCGTCGGCAGCGACGAATGGCGCATGCACCTGACCAGGCTCGATGGCGCGGACGTGTTCATGTGGTGCGGCCGCGCCGAGCGTTTTTTCGGCGCGCCGCCGATGCGGTTCAAGTTTGTCACCGGCGGGCATGTCTGGCTGCCCGTGCCCTATGACGCGCCGAACGCCGCCCGCGACGACGCGGGCAATGTCAATTTCCAGATCATCCCCGAGCGCACGGGGCGGCATTTGTTCGCGTTCACGCTGGACGAGCCCGTCGATCTCTCGGCCGACATCCGCGTGCGCTGGCAAAACGAGGACGGCGTGACGCTCCGCCCGGGCGAGTATTTTTTCCGCCAGCAGAGCGACGTCGCCCTCGGCGCCATCGTGCTGCAGGGCGAGACGCTGTTCCGCATTTTCGCGCCGCGCGCGAGCCGCGTGGAACTCTGCCTGTGCAACGACCTCGCCTATGAGAATTCGCCGCATCGTTATCCGCTCTCGCGCCGCGATGACGGCGTGTGGGAGGTCGCGCTCGAGCAGGAGCTCACCGGCTGGTATTACTGGTATCACATCGACGGCCCGAAAAACGAACTCGGGCGCTTCGATCCCGCGCAGCGCATCCTCGACCCCTACGCGCTCGCCACGGTGGACCGCATGGGGCCGGGCGTGGTCGTTGATCTCGGGCGCTGGCCGAAACCCGACCGCAGCTTCAGGACGCCCGCGTGGCAGGATCTCGTGATCGCCGAGGCGCATGTGCGCGATCTCACGGCCAGGGCTCCGATCAAGCTCGCCGACGAGGAGCGCCGCGGCTTCACCGGCCTGCGCAAATGGGTGGAAAGCGAGGAGTTCTACCTGCATCAGCTCGGGGTCAACGCGGTCGAGCTCCAGCCCGTCCAGGAATTCGACAACCGCGAGATGACCGAATACCACTGGGGCTACATGACGTGCAACTACTTCTCCCCCGAGAGCAGTTACGCGCTCCAGCCCTCTCAGGCGTCCGGCGTGCGCGAGTTCCAGGATCTCGTGAAGGCGTTTCACAAGCGCGGCATGGCGGTGATCCTCGATGTCGTTTACAACCACGTCGGCGACCCCGCGCACCTGCTGATGGTGGACCAGTATTATTATTTCCACCAGGACCGCGACGGCACGCTCTCGAACTGGAGCGGCTGCGGCAACGACCTGCGCGCTGACGCCGCGATGGCGAGGCGCCTCATCACCGACAGCTGCCGCTTCATGGTCGAGCGCTACGGCGTGGACGGCTTTCGATTCGACCTCGCCGAGTTGCTCGGCGTGGACGTGCTGCGCGAGATCGAGCTGGAGCTCAAGCGGGTGAAACCCGACGTGATCCTCATCGCCGAGCCCTGGAGCTTCCGCGGGCACATCGCCGGCGAACTGCGCGACACCGGCTGGGCGTCATGGAACGATGGATACAGGAATTTCCTCCGCGACTACGTGCGCGGCGGGGGCACGCACGAGACCTACGAGTATTTCCTGAAAGGCTCCCCCTGGCATTTCGCGAAATGGCCCGCGCAGACCGTCAACTACACCGAGTCGCACGACGACCGCGCCTGGCTCGACGTCATCACCGAGAACCCGAACAACGACGGCGCCACGCCCACGGCGAACGACCGCCGCCGCACGCACCTGATGGCGGCCGTGCTCTTCATGTCGGTCGGCATCCCGATGCTCTCGGCCGGGCAGGATTTCCTGCGCTCCAAGGGCGGCGTGAACAACACCTACCAGCGCGGCGACCTCAACGCGCTCGACTACCGGCGCATCCGGCGTTTCCCGGCGACGCATGAGTATTTCGCGGACTGGATCGCGTTCCGCCTGGGCGACTCGGGCCGCCTCCTGCGCCACTACTCGCGCGCGAGCGACGGCTTTTTCCGCTTCTTTTTCGCCAACGGCTCCGGCGCCGCCGTCACGCTCTACAACGCCGACCACAGCCTCGGACGCGAGCGCCTGCTCTTCGCCGTCAACCCGTCGCCGCACGATGTCGACATGGAAATCCCGGAGGACGTGGCGGCCGGCAAATGGCTGCAACTTGCCGACCAGGAGCATTTCTTCCACGGGCGCGGCGTGCGCTTCGGGATGCCGGTGGCCAGCCGCATGCAGTTCCCGCCGCTCAGTTGCGCGCTCTGGATCGACGAAGGCGCGGGGAAACGCTGA